A region of Cardinium endosymbiont of Sogatella furcifera DNA encodes the following proteins:
- a CDS encoding anaerobic C4-dicarboxylate transporter family protein: protein MLLIGLAILLLASFLGARLQGLSLSMLGGLGVWLFMVVLNATPADPPFQIMLCIAAVVAAVGTIETAGGLSYLVQLAELCIRKHPRSIIYISPVVTYAITFLGGTNHIAYSILPVIAEVSKEVGIRPERPLSLSVIAALHGALASPISSIMVILSGFLRNAGIEMVTIFKIVIPSTLGGLLIATFVTSLLNKKMPATATVPGKATTNQAATLLPRGARVAKLSIICFLLGSLATVLIDAMPFLRPSWEVNGLKVCLPSAYIMPLVMLSTAASIMLLCRIAPQSITQGKAFTAGVQGMFAILGIAWLSSTFVQSNQPVLLEFISTYLSEPWQFSIILLCMASIMGSSAATIKAVFPLGIALGIPPKILLASAAAVNGVFIIPIYPTMLAAMHLDTTGTTRIGKFLFNHSFMLPGLVSIAGAIGIGFLLVYMSGL from the coding sequence ATGCTTCTGATAGGTTTAGCGATACTTTTGCTTGCTTCTTTCTTGGGTGCCCGGTTGCAAGGTCTAAGCCTTAGTATGCTGGGTGGGCTGGGTGTATGGCTGTTTATGGTGGTTTTAAATGCAACGCCAGCAGATCCTCCTTTTCAAATCATGCTTTGTATTGCCGCAGTGGTTGCTGCAGTGGGCACCATAGAGACTGCAGGTGGCTTGAGTTATTTGGTTCAACTGGCTGAGCTATGTATCCGCAAACATCCACGTAGCATCATCTACATCAGCCCTGTGGTCACCTATGCAATTACTTTTTTGGGTGGTACCAATCACATCGCCTATTCTATTCTGCCTGTTATTGCAGAGGTATCTAAAGAAGTAGGCATTCGCCCGGAACGGCCTTTATCGCTTTCTGTTATTGCCGCTTTGCACGGTGCACTGGCCAGTCCTATTTCTTCTATAATGGTTATCTTAAGCGGGTTTTTAAGGAATGCTGGCATAGAGATGGTCACCATTTTTAAGATTGTCATTCCCTCAACACTGGGAGGATTATTAATCGCAACATTTGTAACCAGTTTATTGAATAAAAAGATGCCAGCGACTGCAACGGTTCCAGGAAAAGCTACAACAAACCAGGCTGCCACCCTACTGCCCCGTGGGGCTAGGGTAGCCAAACTTTCGATTATTTGCTTCTTACTGGGTAGTTTAGCTACGGTTTTAATAGACGCCATGCCATTTTTACGCCCTTCGTGGGAGGTAAATGGCCTAAAGGTATGCTTGCCATCTGCCTATATTATGCCACTGGTAATGTTATCCACTGCGGCATCTATTATGTTGTTATGCCGGATTGCACCACAATCCATTACCCAGGGCAAAGCATTTACGGCTGGCGTACAAGGCATGTTTGCGATTCTAGGTATTGCTTGGCTAAGCAGTACATTCGTGCAGAGCAACCAACCGGTTTTACTAGAGTTTATATCCACTTACCTTTCTGAACCTTGGCAATTTTCTATTATCTTACTCTGCATGGCTTCCATTATGGGCAGTTCTGCGGCTACTATTAAAGCGGTATTTCCACTAGGTATTGCCTTAGGAATTCCGCCTAAAATATTACTGGCTTCTGCAGCAGCTGTTAATGGGGTTTTTATTATTCCGATTTATCCAACTATGTTAGCGGCTATGCATTTAGATACTACAGGCACTACACGAATTGGTAAGTTCCTTTTTAACCATAGTTTTATGTTGCCAGGTTTGGTCTCAATAGCTGGCGCAATCGGCATCGGATTCTTATTGGTTTATATGAGCGGTTTATAG
- a CDS encoding anaerobic C4-dicarboxylate transporter family protein, with protein sequence MVTIGWPMLLLLLIIGLRLGGVSLGLLSGLGLGVLTFFVQPAAPPNDLMLLQATWLLLMATLEATGFFYLLEAKLRSCLMQTHATYRWLIAPYCYGLVFLTGDKKWLDQLVCDPDGLHNTKPHLSVAAGIAAHMALLASPLSISGILLIVVAGHSGLAIPNLIGLMVTITASLTVASSLLVYLIPEPWLIKVYTWHKASAQDNVEVVFASAGKMHLAFLLVLLAEVLFLLIKPEVNRFTGLNGKIFPVRLPIFFALVLLSIAAIVMLGSKIKPAQILQTHRFKLGIQQFFIFLGLTWLLDSLISHDKTYLNTLLSGAEYGFYCIAALYMLLIDISIFIWLFTGLLVAQNCTHLTLALWLIGIHSLAPIRCWLSRIAQTKK encoded by the coding sequence ATGGTTACAATTGGATGGCCTATGCTGCTATTGCTGCTTATAATAGGTTTGCGCTTAGGTGGGGTTTCGCTTGGTCTATTGAGCGGCCTGGGGTTGGGGGTTTTAACTTTTTTCGTACAACCTGCTGCTCCGCCTAATGACTTAATGCTCCTACAGGCCACCTGGTTGCTACTCATGGCTACACTAGAGGCAACTGGATTTTTTTATCTACTGGAAGCCAAGCTCAGGAGTTGCCTCATGCAAACCCACGCTACTTATAGGTGGTTGATAGCGCCCTACTGCTATGGGTTGGTTTTTTTAACAGGGGATAAAAAATGGTTGGATCAATTGGTATGCGATCCAGATGGGCTGCATAACACCAAGCCCCATTTGTCGGTTGCGGCGGGCATTGCTGCACATATGGCCTTACTGGCTAGTCCTTTATCTATTTCAGGTATATTGCTCATAGTGGTAGCAGGACATAGTGGCTTAGCGATACCTAATTTGATAGGGCTAATGGTCACCATCACGGCCAGCTTAACAGTAGCCAGTAGCTTACTGGTTTACCTTATACCCGAACCATGGCTTATAAAGGTATATACATGGCATAAGGCATCTGCTCAGGATAATGTTGAGGTTGTATTTGCATCAGCAGGTAAAATGCACCTTGCCTTTTTACTGGTACTGCTGGCTGAAGTGCTATTTTTACTTATTAAACCTGAAGTCAATAGGTTCACCGGACTAAATGGAAAGATTTTTCCCGTTAGATTGCCTATATTTTTTGCCCTGGTCTTGCTTTCGATTGCAGCTATAGTCATGTTGGGGTCGAAGATAAAGCCTGCTCAGATTTTGCAAACCCATCGCTTTAAACTAGGCATTCAGCAGTTTTTTATATTCCTAGGTTTGACTTGGCTACTAGATAGTTTAATAAGCCACGACAAAACTTATTTAAACACCCTATTATCTGGTGCGGAGTATGGCTTTTATTGCATAGCAGCGCTATATATGCTTTTGATAGATATATCTATATTTATTTGGCTTTTCACTGGACTACTGGTAGCGCAAAATTGCACGCATCTAACCCTTGCCCTATGGCTTATTGGCATACATAGCCTAGCGCCTATAAGGTGTTGGCTCAGCAGGATTGCACAAACCAAAAAATAG
- a CDS encoding FtsW/RodA/SpoVE family cell cycle protein produces MKQLIQAKLKGDPIIWGIALVLSNLSILTVYSASSSLAYRQMDHNTEYYLLRQTLLIGAGLAAMWLSHRIDYRYYAAMAKVALWLSIPLLLVTWQYGVKLNEASRWLHIPLINKSFQPSDLAQLSLIIRMAHMLAKQQKNIACFRTACLPMLAWSGLISGLIALTNFSSAMLLFGTCLVLMFIGRVPIKYLLMIICSGSLVAGGALLWGQRGGTAAKRIASFLKGDVSFQAEQSYIAIATGGLAGKGPGNSTQRNFLPHPYSDFIYAILIEEYGLIGGICVMVLYLLLLYRAIALLPTATHYYGGLLATGISLLLVLQALLNMAIAVGLGPVTGLPLPFVSMGGTSLVFTGIALGILLSISQGEIDKELLTLKKDVAGMRYNKYKKNPKS; encoded by the coding sequence ATGAAGCAGTTGATTCAAGCAAAACTAAAAGGAGATCCCATCATATGGGGCATTGCATTGGTCTTGTCTAACCTGAGTATTTTAACCGTCTATAGTGCTTCTAGCTCTTTAGCCTATAGACAGATGGACCATAATACTGAATACTATTTGCTCAGACAGACACTCTTAATAGGCGCCGGGTTAGCCGCTATGTGGCTCAGTCACCGGATTGATTACCGCTACTATGCCGCTATGGCTAAGGTGGCGCTTTGGCTATCGATTCCGCTCCTACTGGTCACTTGGCAATATGGCGTAAAATTAAACGAAGCCTCCCGTTGGCTGCATATTCCTTTGATCAATAAATCCTTCCAACCCTCTGACCTGGCACAACTTTCCCTGATTATACGCATGGCCCATATGCTGGCCAAACAACAAAAAAATATTGCTTGCTTTAGAACGGCCTGCCTGCCTATGTTGGCCTGGTCTGGCTTGATTAGCGGTTTGATCGCTTTAACCAATTTCTCTAGCGCGATGCTGCTATTCGGTACTTGTTTGGTACTGATGTTCATCGGTAGAGTCCCTATTAAATACCTACTCATGATCATATGCTCGGGTAGCCTAGTGGCAGGAGGCGCACTGCTCTGGGGACAACGTGGAGGCACAGCTGCCAAACGCATAGCAAGCTTTCTTAAGGGGGATGTATCCTTTCAAGCTGAACAATCTTACATTGCTATTGCAACAGGTGGACTCGCTGGTAAAGGACCTGGTAATAGCACCCAGCGCAACTTCTTACCCCACCCTTACTCCGACTTTATCTATGCCATCTTAATCGAAGAGTATGGCCTTATAGGTGGTATATGCGTTATGGTACTCTATTTGCTGTTGCTATATAGGGCAATTGCCCTGCTGCCTACAGCAACGCATTACTATGGAGGGCTTTTGGCTACAGGTATCAGCCTGTTATTGGTATTGCAAGCTTTACTGAATATGGCCATTGCAGTAGGCCTTGGCCCTGTAACAGGCCTGCCTTTACCATTTGTGAGCATGGGAGGCACTTCACTTGTATTTACAGGTATTGCACTAGGCATATTATTAAGCATCAGTCAAGGGGAAATTGATAAAGAACTCTTAACTTTAAAAAAAGACGTGGCAGGCATGCGCTATAATAAGTACAAAAAAAATCCTAAATCTTAA
- a CDS encoding ankyrin repeat domain-containing protein encodes MKKYMQYSVILLIGLLGLQTLSACVHTRAAVGCRGSVCTEQVLDLDMERSGDSSQVKIKKPNTTAYMMLGCLLGCIVTGCLMLPVFHSYFDYYVGSSNTFQFNRSNHCTHATTPSQFILDVTTMSSMVNMTTEKERFVIDAIGTSKWNAVPARPLDDQVMDDLISEFSIEKIAEWLAKGLDINAPDENLGYTLLMHAVWYNSRHIVQCLIEKGADVNAQGKDGATSLMIAVKQDDAPMVSFLIEHGADPCIADHQGNTARSLAQAIAKHTQSKTIIVMLDRAQPCVA; translated from the coding sequence ATGAAAAAGTATATGCAATATAGCGTAATCCTGCTTATCGGGCTATTAGGCCTACAGACCTTGTCTGCTTGTGTACATACAAGAGCAGCAGTAGGTTGTAGGGGCAGTGTATGCACAGAGCAGGTACTAGACTTGGACATGGAGCGCAGCGGAGATAGCAGCCAGGTAAAAATTAAAAAACCAAACACTACAGCTTATATGATGCTAGGGTGTCTGTTAGGATGTATAGTAACGGGTTGCTTGATGCTACCGGTTTTTCATAGTTATTTTGATTATTACGTAGGTTCATCCAATACATTTCAGTTCAATAGAAGCAATCATTGTACTCATGCAACCACCCCTTCACAATTCATATTAGACGTAACCACTATGTCCAGCATGGTTAACATGACTACGGAAAAGGAACGATTCGTTATAGATGCGATTGGTACGTCAAAATGGAACGCAGTACCTGCACGCCCTTTAGATGACCAGGTTATGGATGATCTTATTAGTGAGTTTTCAATAGAAAAGATAGCAGAGTGGCTTGCGAAAGGCTTAGATATAAACGCACCAGACGAGAACTTGGGATACACGTTATTGATGCATGCCGTATGGTATAATAGTCGACATATTGTTCAATGCTTAATAGAGAAAGGAGCGGATGTGAATGCACAAGGTAAGGATGGAGCCACGAGTCTCATGATAGCAGTCAAGCAAGATGATGCGCCTATGGTTTCGTTTTTAATAGAACATGGAGCAGACCCATGTATAGCAGATCACCAAGGTAACACAGCGCGGTCCTTAGCCCAAGCTATTGCTAAACATACCCAGTCTAAGACTATAATAGTAATGTTGGATCGAGCACAGCCATGTGTAGCGTAA
- a CDS encoding type II toxin-antitoxin system VapC family toxin — translation MGVKYLWDTNTVIYYLQKQFPEVVRIYMHRLLKSGLPTISVVTEIELLCWKTDNTDRKKVLNTFLSKVSIIELEQPIKFKTVALRKTIRIKLPDAIIAATAIVHDLTLVTRHVKDFTNIHGLNDH, via the coding sequence ATAGGAGTAAAATATTTATGGGACACTAATACGGTCATTTACTACTTACAAAAACAATTTCCAGAGGTTGTGCGCATCTATATGCATAGATTGCTAAAATCAGGGTTGCCAACGATATCAGTGGTTACAGAGATAGAGTTATTGTGCTGGAAAACGGATAATACAGATAGGAAAAAAGTATTGAACACATTTCTCAGTAAAGTGTCCATTATTGAGTTAGAACAGCCCATAAAGTTTAAAACAGTTGCTCTCAGGAAAACAATAAGGATTAAACTACCTGATGCTATTATAGCAGCCACAGCCATAGTACACGACCTAACATTAGTTACACGTCATGTTAAAGATTTTACTAATATTCATGGATTAAACGATCATTAA
- the murC gene encoding UDP-N-acetylmuramate--L-alanine ligase — MFPFNNYTFIYFIGIGGIGMSALARLCAKQGYQVFGYDRTASPLVAQLSKEGVTISCKDTTEAIPEVICNHPNQTLVVYTPAIPTDNLILNYFKQAGYKIQSRAEVLGHISKSLTTIAVAGTHGKTTTSAMIAHILYQSDLPMVAFVGGMMHLYDVNLLYNRSLDDAKLMVAEADEFNRSFLHLRPTFSIVTAADADHPETYTTTALMEASFIEFIQQNQQYLLIHHNVSDQLKVHKHYDKPFLTYGLSQGDIVAGNVTTAPDQSAFDYLGTHTTLSNLVLPIAGWYNIENALAAITICLELGITETQIRTAVATFPGIKRRFSFVCDHPKYLLIDDYAHHPAELSALLSSVKTLYPNSHITAIFQPHLFSRTQAFYKAFATSLSLSDQVFILPIYPARETPIPGVTSALIFDALSCKQKALVTMDALPNVLAACGRIQRHQVFLTIGAGDIGEAVPGIAATLQQIFITV, encoded by the coding sequence ATGTTTCCATTCAACAACTACACTTTTATATACTTTATAGGTATTGGTGGCATAGGCATGAGTGCTTTGGCACGGTTATGCGCTAAACAAGGCTACCAAGTGTTTGGCTACGACCGTACAGCCTCTCCTTTAGTAGCACAATTAAGCAAAGAAGGTGTGACAATCAGTTGTAAGGATACAACAGAGGCAATTCCTGAAGTTATTTGCAACCACCCCAACCAAACCCTAGTGGTTTATACACCTGCTATCCCCACTGATAACCTGATCTTAAATTATTTTAAACAGGCTGGTTACAAGATCCAATCACGCGCAGAAGTCTTAGGACATATTTCCAAGTCATTAACGACCATAGCAGTAGCAGGTACACATGGCAAAACGACTACTTCAGCTATGATTGCGCATATACTCTATCAAAGTGACCTACCCATGGTTGCCTTTGTAGGCGGTATGATGCATCTATATGATGTCAATTTATTATATAATCGTTCATTGGATGACGCCAAACTAATGGTAGCAGAAGCCGATGAATTCAATAGATCTTTTCTCCACCTTAGGCCTACCTTTAGTATTGTGACTGCCGCAGATGCAGATCATCCAGAAACCTATACAACAACCGCCTTGATGGAGGCTAGTTTTATAGAGTTTATTCAACAAAATCAGCAATATTTACTTATACACCATAACGTTTCGGATCAGCTAAAAGTGCACAAACATTACGACAAACCTTTTCTAACCTATGGATTAAGCCAAGGCGACATTGTAGCAGGTAATGTAACTACTGCCCCCGATCAAAGTGCTTTCGACTATTTAGGCACCCATACCACCCTCTCGAATTTGGTATTGCCTATAGCCGGGTGGTACAACATTGAAAATGCATTAGCCGCCATTACGATTTGTTTGGAGCTTGGTATAACAGAAACCCAAATACGCACCGCTGTGGCGACTTTCCCAGGGATAAAAAGGCGATTTTCTTTTGTTTGCGACCATCCGAAATATCTCCTTATAGATGATTATGCACACCATCCTGCAGAGCTTAGCGCCTTACTCAGCTCGGTTAAAACGCTCTATCCGAATAGCCATATAACGGCCATCTTTCAACCTCATCTTTTTTCACGTACCCAGGCTTTTTATAAAGCATTTGCTACAAGTTTAAGTCTATCAGATCAGGTTTTTATACTACCGATCTATCCAGCCAGAGAAACTCCGATACCAGGTGTTACGTCAGCGCTTATCTTTGATGCACTCAGCTGTAAACAAAAAGCTTTGGTAACAATGGATGCTTTGCCGAATGTACTGGCTGCTTGTGGGAGGATTCAAAGACATCAGGTCTTTCTTACGATTGGTGCGGGAGATATAGGCGAGGCGGTTCCGGGTATAGCTGCTACGCTGCAACAGATTTTTATTACTGTTTAA
- a CDS encoding glycosyltransferase family 2 protein, with protein MTHLPSVAIVVLNYNGLALLKVYLPTLLLHSKGYTTIVVDNASTDGSVAYIQHHFPTVTCIVHKGNYGVAKGYNLALQQIQATYYLLLNNDLLVTAGWLKEPLALMEGDSSIAFCQPKILSLKQPDQFDYAGAAGGYIDRYGYPFCRGRIFNRIEQDKGQYNDTRAVFWASGACLLVRATAFHNLGGFDELFFAHFEEIDLCWRAQLAGWKVYYCGSSMVYHLGGATLPYSSPRKTYLNFRNRLLMLYKHRHNDLVSILINLCLDFLAICWMGALGKFAHSWAILKAQIDFFKLKKKCVAQPTAYLPNSYKGSILMDCLLRKKQYFSELRSDRFR; from the coding sequence ATGACCCATCTACCCAGTGTAGCCATCGTAGTATTAAACTACAATGGCCTAGCGCTACTAAAAGTCTATTTACCTACCCTATTGCTGCACAGTAAGGGCTATACCACCATAGTTGTGGATAACGCTTCTACAGATGGCTCTGTAGCCTATATACAGCACCACTTCCCAACGGTAACCTGTATTGTGCATAAGGGAAATTATGGGGTGGCTAAAGGGTATAACCTAGCCTTGCAACAGATTCAAGCTACTTATTACCTGCTGTTGAATAACGACCTCCTGGTTACTGCAGGCTGGTTAAAGGAACCATTAGCCCTTATGGAGGGAGACTCTTCTATTGCATTTTGCCAACCGAAAATACTTTCTCTCAAGCAACCAGATCAATTTGACTACGCCGGCGCAGCGGGTGGATATATAGATAGATATGGCTATCCTTTTTGTCGAGGAAGGATTTTTAATCGTATAGAACAAGACAAAGGGCAATACAATGATACAAGAGCTGTTTTTTGGGCCAGTGGAGCGTGCTTATTGGTACGTGCCACTGCTTTTCATAACCTAGGCGGCTTTGACGAGTTATTTTTTGCCCACTTTGAAGAGATTGATCTTTGTTGGCGTGCACAGCTTGCCGGTTGGAAGGTTTATTACTGCGGCAGCAGTATGGTTTACCATCTAGGAGGGGCTACATTACCCTATAGCAGCCCTAGGAAAACCTACTTAAACTTTAGAAATAGGTTATTGATGCTCTATAAGCATCGCCACAATGATCTGGTATCTATACTAATAAATCTATGTCTAGATTTTCTAGCTATCTGTTGGATGGGTGCGCTGGGCAAGTTTGCGCATAGTTGGGCGATTCTAAAAGCACAGATAGATTTTTTTAAACTTAAAAAAAAATGTGTAGCCCAACCTACTGCCTATTTGCCCAATAGTTATAAGGGGAGTATCTTGATGGATTGCTTGCTTAGAAAAAAGCAATATTTTTCTGAACTTAGATCCGATCGGTTTAGATAA
- a CDS encoding ankyrin repeat domain-containing protein, with product MKYTAVAFAGAGLICLGLSYLWKSVNYGGNSSNMPVIYNNDTGVTTAGPFTSTNGSSTMFNGTNITHLEEVVTEAIKKGEKERWGNRTTTEKPSTTTKKPSRKPSKKPSKKPYTTTTSTTAKLSTSTTTTAKPSTTTVKPDDGVLLVKDPMVLEKRVLDDLKEHSFSEARIQYWLDKRLNINARLGYVNKQTLLMYSVENKNIEAVRSLLNKGAGVNIQSSTGQTALFTLLVDNNNIKDILRGILYPYSDIMNLLLKHGADPCIQDFVFKRTVVSMVAGNQPKDELRVLSVFMGELHKAIEKLHGTEECPAKQPTN from the coding sequence GTGAAGTATACGGCGGTCGCCTTTGCAGGAGCAGGTCTTATCTGCCTTGGTCTGTCTTATCTGTGGAAATCGGTTAACTATGGTGGAAATAGCTCCAATATGCCTGTTATTTATAATAATGATACAGGTGTAACTACTGCTGGACCCTTTACTTCAACCAATGGGAGCAGTACTATGTTTAATGGAACTAATATAACGCATCTGGAAGAAGTTGTTACTGAGGCGATAAAAAAGGGCGAAAAGGAACGATGGGGTAATCGTACAACTACAGAAAAACCATCCACTACTACAAAAAAACCATCTAGGAAGCCGTCTAAAAAACCTTCTAAGAAGCCGTACACTACTACTACAAGTACTACCGCAAAACTGTCTACTAGTACTACTACTACCGCAAAACCATCCACTACTACTGTAAAACCAGACGATGGCGTGCTACTCGTAAAGGATCCAATGGTTTTAGAGAAGCGGGTTCTTGACGATCTTAAGGAACATAGTTTTTCGGAAGCAAGGATACAGTATTGGCTTGATAAGAGGTTAAATATCAATGCAAGATTAGGGTATGTCAACAAGCAAACTCTATTGATGTATAGTGTAGAAAATAAAAATATAGAGGCGGTTAGATCCCTATTAAATAAGGGGGCGGGTGTGAATATACAAAGTAGTACTGGACAGACGGCCCTATTCACTTTACTAGTCGATAACAATAATATTAAGGATATTCTAAGAGGCATACTTTACCCTTATTCTGATATAATGAACTTATTACTAAAACATGGGGCGGATCCGTGTATACAAGATTTTGTATTTAAGCGCACGGTGGTAAGTATGGTAGCAGGCAATCAACCAAAAGATGAATTGCGAGTTTTATCTGTTTTCATGGGGGAATTGCACAAAGCTATAGAAAAATTGCATGGAACAGAAGAATGCCCGGCGAAACAACCTACCAATTAA
- a CDS encoding Npt1/Npt2 family nucleotide transporter encodes MKHVTALLKKWHPMQWPIKGHALQKFFSMAILMFLILLNQNLIRGIKDGLVVTLIGAEVLSFIKLFVEMPAGILFVVVYTVLCNRVTTEKIFRGIIVFFLFFFLLFGFFLFPYQGLLHPDPCKVDAYIRLYPYLKWFFIMWGKWTLILFYMLGELWPMIVFTLLYWQLANKITTTEEAGRFYFFFNLIGQANLLISGSIMVYFSRADHFLLRFIGRYTVATASKIATLMIVIATLCLCMLLLHKYIEQYIICGQRIQGRHTTRLHLGLYKSFKMIARSKYLSLICILMIAYSMVVHLIEGLWFYETCQLYQQDPTHFITYQGRVLFWTGICTLSCACFGHVVIRKLNWLGAALITPVTTLIVGSAFFLLIIAVDYHLVSKTIMGISTLTAIVVIGGLQNVLAKGTKYCFFDVTKEMAYIPLDQEMSTKGKAAVDILGGKIGKSAGAVVQVICYTIFSAAEPNQLAPFLMVLFFLICLTWIAAARMLAKKYHHLIGKVDCPTCRSSATNMQ; translated from the coding sequence ATGAAACATGTAACAGCCTTACTAAAAAAATGGCATCCTATGCAGTGGCCTATTAAGGGACACGCACTGCAAAAATTTTTTTCTATGGCTATCTTGATGTTTCTTATCTTACTGAATCAAAATTTAATCCGTGGCATAAAAGATGGTCTAGTAGTCACCTTAATAGGGGCAGAAGTATTGAGCTTTATTAAGCTATTTGTTGAAATGCCCGCAGGAATTTTATTTGTAGTGGTCTATACGGTCTTATGTAATAGGGTAACCACAGAAAAGATTTTTAGAGGCATTATCGTCTTCTTTCTCTTTTTTTTTCTTTTATTCGGCTTTTTTTTATTCCCTTACCAGGGGCTCTTGCATCCTGATCCTTGTAAGGTGGATGCCTACATTAGGCTTTACCCCTATCTGAAATGGTTTTTTATCATGTGGGGTAAATGGACCTTAATACTCTTCTATATGTTAGGTGAACTTTGGCCTATGATTGTCTTTACCTTGTTGTATTGGCAGTTGGCTAACAAAATAACGACAACAGAAGAAGCGGGTCGCTTTTACTTCTTTTTCAACTTGATTGGACAAGCCAACCTGCTTATCTCTGGCAGTATCATGGTCTACTTTTCGCGTGCTGATCACTTTTTATTGCGTTTCATAGGTAGGTATACAGTGGCAACAGCCTCAAAAATAGCCACACTCATGATTGTTATTGCCACGCTATGCCTCTGCATGCTGCTTTTACATAAGTATATCGAACAATATATCATCTGCGGCCAAAGGATACAAGGCAGGCATACCACTAGACTACACCTGGGGTTATATAAAAGTTTTAAAATGATTGCTAGGTCTAAATACCTTTCATTAATTTGTATATTGATGATTGCTTACTCTATGGTTGTGCATTTAATAGAGGGCCTCTGGTTTTATGAAACCTGTCAGCTATACCAGCAAGATCCTACCCATTTTATTACCTACCAAGGTAGGGTATTATTCTGGACGGGCATTTGCACATTGTCTTGTGCTTGTTTTGGCCATGTAGTGATTCGGAAACTAAACTGGCTAGGGGCAGCACTGATCACACCTGTTACCACCCTTATAGTAGGTAGTGCTTTTTTCCTGCTGATTATTGCAGTGGATTACCACCTTGTATCAAAGACGATCATGGGTATATCCACTTTAACAGCTATTGTAGTGATTGGCGGCCTGCAAAATGTATTGGCAAAGGGAACGAAATATTGTTTTTTTGATGTCACTAAAGAGATGGCCTATATTCCTTTAGACCAAGAGATGAGCACAAAAGGAAAAGCAGCGGTGGATATATTAGGGGGAAAAATAGGGAAGTCTGCAGGGGCGGTTGTACAAGTCATCTGTTATACTATCTTTTCAGCTGCCGAGCCAAATCAACTGGCACCATTTTTAATGGTCCTGTTTTTTTTAATTTGCCTCACTTGGATTGCAGCAGCCCGTATGCTTGCAAAAAAATACCACCACCTAATAGGTAAGGTAGATTGCCCAACTTGCAGGTCAAGTGCAACCAACATGCAATAA